From the genome of Rhizobium leguminosarum, one region includes:
- the istA gene encoding IS21 family transposase has translation MPRRKQARRTTVKDIRSILRLTHEQGLSVRAVSERLKISKTSVATYLLRARETGLSVWPLPAGLDDDAALERHLFRRVGRPPQDLVEPDWRSVSAELKRKGVTLTLLWQEYRASHPDGYGYTWFCDRFAVFERRAHATFRNRHEAGAVMQTDYAGHTIPIIDPSTGVIHSAQIFVAMLPASSLTFACASFSQKLPDWIEGQERALSFFGGVTKAIVCDNLKAGVAKALWFEPTLNATFAAMAEHYDTTILPTRSRKPRDKAKVEGAVLIVERWILARLRNRRFFSLADLNAAISVLLDDLNNRPMRHIGKSRRDLFEEVERKALAPLPATPFDYAEWKSAKVHPDYHVEVDKTFYSVPHRLIGRQVDVRLTHRVVEVFLDHKRIASHIRRSQRSGHVTVNEHMPKSHQRYANTTPASLLNQAARIGVNTAILVERMMRDRPHPEQGYRSAFGILSLARRYETDRLEAACERALVINSITYSSVAAILKSGLDRTKPQTDPAKPTPPHTNIRGGSYYQ, from the coding sequence ATGCCAAGACGGAAGCAAGCGAGACGAACGACAGTGAAAGACATTCGATCGATACTGCGACTGACGCACGAGCAGGGCCTTTCGGTTCGCGCCGTTTCGGAACGCCTGAAGATCAGCAAAACCTCTGTGGCGACGTATCTGTTGCGAGCGAGGGAGACCGGACTTTCGGTCTGGCCGTTGCCTGCGGGCCTGGACGATGATGCCGCGCTGGAGCGACATCTTTTCCGGCGCGTTGGCCGGCCGCCACAGGACTTGGTCGAGCCGGATTGGCGGTCCGTTTCCGCCGAGCTGAAGCGCAAGGGTGTAACGCTGACGCTGCTCTGGCAGGAATACAGGGCGAGCCATCCCGACGGCTACGGCTACACATGGTTTTGCGACCGTTTTGCCGTCTTCGAACGCCGCGCTCACGCGACGTTCCGCAACCGTCATGAGGCGGGCGCGGTGATGCAGACGGATTATGCCGGCCACACCATCCCCATCATCGACCCTTCGACCGGCGTCATCCATTCGGCACAAATCTTTGTGGCGATGCTTCCCGCCTCGTCGTTGACATTCGCCTGTGCCAGCTTCAGCCAGAAACTGCCGGACTGGATCGAGGGCCAGGAACGCGCGCTGAGCTTCTTCGGCGGCGTCACGAAGGCGATCGTGTGCGACAACCTGAAGGCAGGCGTCGCCAAGGCGCTGTGGTTCGAGCCGACGCTCAACGCCACCTTCGCTGCTATGGCCGAACATTACGATACGACCATCCTGCCGACCAGAAGCCGCAAGCCGCGTGACAAAGCCAAGGTCGAAGGTGCAGTGCTGATCGTCGAGCGCTGGATATTGGCTCGCCTCAGAAACCGACGCTTCTTCAGTCTGGCTGATCTGAATGCCGCGATCTCGGTTCTGCTTGACGACTTGAACAACCGCCCGATGCGCCACATCGGAAAGTCGCGCCGAGACCTGTTCGAGGAGGTAGAGAGAAAGGCGCTTGCGCCGCTGCCAGCAACGCCGTTCGACTATGCGGAATGGAAATCGGCGAAGGTCCATCCCGATTACCATGTCGAGGTCGACAAGACCTTCTACTCTGTGCCGCACCGCTTGATCGGCCGACAGGTTGATGTGCGTCTGACCCACCGGGTGGTCGAGGTATTTCTCGATCACAAGCGGATTGCCAGCCATATCAGGCGTTCTCAGCGATCCGGGCATGTGACGGTCAACGAGCATATGCCCAAATCCCACCAGCGTTATGCCAACACGACGCCGGCATCGCTTTTGAACCAGGCGGCAAGGATCGGGGTGAACACCGCCATTCTGGTCGAGCGGATGATGCGCGATCGTCCTCATCCCGAACAAGGATATCGCTCGGCCTTCGGCATTCTGTCCCTTGCCCGCCGTTACGAGACGGATCGCCTGGAAGCGGCGTGCGAGCGGGCGCTGGTCATCAACTCCATCACCTATTCCTCTGTCGCCGCCATTCTCAAATCCGGTCTCGATCGAACCAAACCCCAGACAGACCCGGCAAAACCCACCCCGCCGCACACCAACATCCGCGGCGGCTCCTATTACCAGTGA
- a CDS encoding DUF5372 family protein, protein MPCVGKRYNRHGERLLLQTEDATVWSVPPQWTDLVSPDPEVAMSNGRSLLRVADLMELTALVERLSSKSGTRRRARM, encoded by the coding sequence TTGCCGTGTGTCGGCAAGCGCTACAATCGGCATGGTGAACGCCTTTTGCTGCAGACCGAGGATGCCACCGTTTGGTCGGTTCCCCCGCAATGGACTGATCTTGTGAGCCCGGATCCTGAAGTTGCCATGAGCAATGGACGATCGCTCTTGCGTGTCGCCGACTTAATGGAATTGACCGCCCTGGTGGAGCGCCTTTCAAGCAAGTCGGGCACGCGACGACGCGCCAGGATGTAA
- a CDS encoding recombinase family protein codes for MNVHLKVQPHHLERGAYLYIRQSSMRQVVENVESARRQYALRGRAVALGWRDEQIIVIDNDQGESGASAAWREGFQRLVSDVGMGHAGIVMGLEVSRLARNNADWQRLLEICALADTLILDEDGVYDPASFNDRLLLGLKGTMSEAELHVIKARLRGGILNKVRRGEFRCLLPTGLVYDHFGHVTLDPDMQVRETIIHFFEMFSRLESASQTVKVFRNEGLLFPSRLHNGDTLFRPLTASTAMRVLNNPRYAGAYTYGRRQFRRTIDGKKTLRARDIDDWPACMPDAHPGYISWERHQENLKILKANGRGFEAARASIPREGPALLQGRAVCGQCGNHLRVRYAARRGRQEAWYICNRDHIYRGEPMCQSIAGPPVDEAIGMLIAEQMTPAAVELALDVRKEIQARHEEADRLRCRAIERAQTEADLAQRRFMLVDPNNRLVADTLEGEWNEKLRILANAREERERGREHDQFILDKAVHERLVAMTADFNELWKDPDTPSRERKRLLAHIIEDVTLLKLPAEGTTKLHVRFKGGKIQTLTTMNPQSSAQQIKTKPNIVELIDKLLDDYIYPEIAEILNEQGHRPGGTARRGCHDARFTPLKVAYLIHEYKLQSRYDRLRQRGMLTRQEAAVLRVSLISGQRFR; via the coding sequence ATGAATGTACATCTCAAAGTCCAGCCTCATCACCTCGAACGCGGCGCCTATCTGTACATCCGCCAGTCTTCCATGCGGCAAGTCGTTGAGAACGTCGAGAGCGCCAGGCGGCAATATGCGCTTCGGGGGCGTGCTGTCGCCCTCGGATGGCGCGACGAGCAGATTATCGTCATCGACAACGATCAAGGAGAGTCCGGTGCATCGGCCGCCTGGCGTGAAGGGTTCCAGCGCCTGGTCAGCGACGTCGGCATGGGGCATGCCGGGATCGTCATGGGCCTGGAGGTCTCTCGTCTCGCGCGTAACAATGCCGACTGGCAGCGATTGCTAGAGATTTGCGCCCTTGCCGATACACTGATCCTGGACGAAGACGGCGTCTATGATCCGGCAAGTTTCAACGACCGGCTCCTGCTCGGCCTTAAGGGAACGATGAGTGAGGCCGAACTGCATGTGATCAAGGCCCGGCTACGCGGCGGCATTCTCAATAAGGTGCGGCGCGGCGAGTTTCGTTGCCTGCTGCCGACCGGGCTGGTCTATGACCATTTCGGTCATGTGACGCTTGATCCAGACATGCAAGTCAGAGAAACGATCATTCATTTCTTTGAGATGTTCTCTCGCCTCGAGTCCGCCTCCCAGACCGTCAAGGTCTTTCGCAATGAAGGCCTATTGTTTCCGTCGCGCCTACACAACGGCGACACGCTGTTTCGGCCGCTGACCGCGTCGACGGCGATGCGTGTCCTGAACAATCCGCGCTACGCTGGCGCCTATACCTATGGCCGACGACAGTTTCGACGTACCATCGACGGCAAGAAGACTTTGCGTGCGCGCGACATTGATGACTGGCCGGCCTGCATGCCCGATGCCCACCCCGGTTATATCAGTTGGGAGCGACACCAGGAGAACCTGAAGATTCTCAAGGCGAACGGCCGTGGATTTGAAGCGGCACGAGCGTCAATCCCAAGGGAGGGCCCGGCGCTACTGCAAGGCCGGGCAGTGTGTGGGCAATGCGGCAACCATCTTAGGGTTCGCTATGCGGCCCGGCGTGGCCGGCAGGAAGCCTGGTACATTTGTAATCGTGACCATATCTATCGTGGGGAGCCCATGTGTCAGTCGATTGCCGGGCCACCCGTCGATGAAGCCATCGGCATGCTGATTGCCGAGCAGATGACGCCAGCGGCCGTCGAACTGGCACTCGACGTCCGCAAGGAGATCCAAGCTCGCCATGAAGAAGCAGACCGGCTGCGCTGTCGCGCGATCGAACGCGCCCAAACGGAAGCCGATCTCGCCCAGCGCCGCTTCATGCTGGTCGATCCCAATAACCGCCTCGTCGCCGACACGCTCGAAGGTGAATGGAACGAGAAGCTACGCATACTGGCCAATGCTCGCGAAGAACGCGAACGTGGCCGAGAGCACGATCAATTCATTCTCGATAAAGCTGTCCACGAGCGGTTGGTCGCGATGACGGCCGACTTCAACGAACTCTGGAAAGATCCAGATACCCCAAGTCGCGAACGCAAGCGACTGCTGGCCCACATCATCGAGGACGTCACGCTCTTAAAGCTGCCGGCGGAAGGAACCACCAAGCTTCACGTTCGCTTCAAGGGTGGCAAAATCCAGACGCTCACCACCATGAACCCACAGTCCTCCGCTCAGCAGATCAAGACAAAGCCCAATATCGTTGAACTGATCGATAAGCTTCTCGATGATTACATTTATCCAGAGATCGCCGAGATCCTGAACGAGCAGGGTCATCGCCCAGGTGGAACAGCACGTCGCGGCTGCCATGATGCCCGCTTTACACCTCTCAAAGTCGCCTATCTCATCCACGAATATAAGCTGCAATCACGATATGATCGGCTGCGGCAGCGAGGAATGCTGACGAGACAGGAAGCGGCAGTGCTGCGTGTTTCACTAATTTCGGGACAGCGATTCCGGTAA
- the tnpB gene encoding IS66 family insertion sequence element accessory protein TnpB has translation MRYKKLERGYFPWPTAKEGVAHLTQAQLSMLVDGLQKYPCL, from the coding sequence GTGAGGTACAAGAAGCTGGAGCGCGGATACTTTCCCTGGCCGACGGCGAAAGAGGGCGTGGCGCACCTGACGCAGGCGCAGCTTTCGATGCTCGTCGACGGCCTACAGAAATATCCCTGCTTGTGA
- a CDS encoding recombinase family protein, translating into MKSELVKPTHLARRAVVYVRQSTPHQVISNQESLRLQYALRERARELGWHEADIDVIDADLGISGASTTGRNGFKELVGRVGLSEIGLILSIDVTRLARNCSDWYPLLDICGLRGCLIADRDGVYDPGSANGRLLLGLKGTISELELHTIRSRLTAGLLAKAERGELALMLPVGLVRDASGVVVKDPDLGVQERLELVFRTFLKFRTVAKVMRVLNDRDLPLPRRDRFGELRWARATVSAVARILKNPAYAGAFVYGRTRFRAAGRDGGSEAKTPKDIKDWRIIVKDRYPHYIDWSTYEKIRDIVRDNRAEYMRAKTRGAPRDGELLLHGIAWCGRCGYKMYVRYKGGGEYACNHLHSHSGLPDCQRVRAAQIDAAVADAFLAALAPGELDALARARQAQQQVNKALRAGAERELERKRYAAALAERQFNRVDPDNRLVASELERRWEAALSELRAAEDAVAQRASTEPAKRTGFSKDLNNKVVALFDSLPQIWANDATTDAHRKALLRCLVEKVVLDRGERDVALARIVWRGGAVTDLHVKMKVNSVAKLTRGEELRARLLELALTGVPDDQIAEILTREGHHSPNCEDKVLPITVQRLRLAAGIKAKAQRNRWTHEPTLLSAVQLAARLDIPVNWIYVQIRRKRLLIDQQSTGAYLFQNSPAVVNAVRDLRNRTINHLDLRIIQPHQEGHQHA; encoded by the coding sequence ATGAAGTCCGAACTGGTCAAGCCCACCCATCTGGCACGCAGAGCGGTTGTTTACGTCCGTCAGTCGACACCGCATCAAGTCATAAGCAATCAAGAGAGCCTACGGCTACAGTACGCGCTCCGCGAGCGCGCTCGTGAACTTGGCTGGCATGAAGCCGATATTGACGTTATCGATGCCGATCTCGGCATCAGTGGGGCCTCTACGACCGGCAGGAACGGCTTTAAGGAACTCGTCGGACGGGTTGGTCTGAGTGAGATCGGTTTGATCCTGTCGATCGACGTGACCCGACTTGCTCGCAACTGTTCGGATTGGTATCCGCTGCTTGATATCTGCGGCCTGCGCGGCTGCCTCATTGCCGATCGCGATGGCGTCTATGATCCCGGCAGCGCCAATGGTCGTTTGCTTCTCGGTCTGAAGGGAACCATCTCAGAGCTTGAGCTGCATACAATCCGGAGCCGTTTGACCGCAGGTCTGCTTGCCAAGGCTGAGCGCGGCGAGCTTGCCCTCATGCTGCCGGTTGGTTTGGTGCGCGATGCGAGCGGGGTGGTCGTAAAAGATCCTGATCTAGGTGTTCAGGAACGGCTGGAGCTTGTGTTCCGGACATTCCTGAAGTTCCGGACCGTCGCCAAGGTCATGCGCGTCCTAAATGATCGGGACCTTCCCCTGCCGCGCCGCGACCGGTTTGGCGAACTACGCTGGGCGCGAGCAACGGTCTCGGCGGTGGCCCGGATCTTGAAGAATCCCGCCTACGCCGGTGCCTTCGTTTATGGACGGACCCGCTTTCGCGCCGCCGGGCGTGACGGCGGTTCAGAGGCGAAAACACCCAAGGATATTAAAGACTGGCGGATCATCGTGAAGGATCGCTACCCCCACTACATCGACTGGTCAACCTATGAGAAGATCCGCGATATTGTGCGAGACAACAGAGCCGAATACATGCGTGCCAAAACCAGGGGAGCTCCCCGTGATGGCGAATTGCTGTTGCACGGCATCGCCTGGTGCGGGCGATGTGGCTACAAGATGTACGTCCGCTATAAAGGTGGCGGAGAGTATGCTTGCAACCACCTGCATTCCCACTCTGGCCTGCCGGACTGCCAGCGTGTCCGTGCGGCTCAGATCGATGCAGCTGTGGCGGACGCTTTCCTGGCCGCGTTGGCGCCTGGGGAGCTTGACGCGCTAGCGCGGGCTCGGCAGGCACAACAGCAGGTCAACAAGGCCTTGCGCGCTGGCGCTGAACGGGAGCTTGAGCGCAAGCGCTACGCCGCGGCGCTGGCAGAACGCCAGTTCAATCGCGTTGACCCTGATAATCGTCTGGTCGCCTCCGAACTCGAGCGTCGATGGGAAGCAGCGTTGAGCGAACTTCGCGCTGCTGAAGATGCCGTTGCCCAACGAGCATCGACTGAACCCGCCAAGCGCACTGGGTTTAGCAAAGACCTCAACAACAAGGTCGTTGCGTTATTCGATAGCCTTCCCCAAATCTGGGCCAACGATGCGACGACCGACGCTCATCGCAAGGCACTATTGCGGTGCCTTGTCGAAAAAGTCGTCCTTGACCGCGGTGAGCGCGACGTTGCTTTGGCGAGGATCGTGTGGCGTGGCGGCGCCGTGACTGATCTCCACGTCAAAATGAAAGTCAATTCCGTCGCCAAGCTCACGCGCGGTGAAGAACTGCGCGCGCGTCTGCTGGAGCTCGCTCTGACGGGCGTGCCCGACGATCAAATCGCTGAAATACTGACGCGCGAAGGACACCATTCACCCAATTGCGAGGACAAGGTTTTGCCGATCACAGTGCAACGCCTCCGCCTTGCAGCGGGCATCAAGGCAAAGGCGCAGCGCAACAGATGGACACACGAACCTACTTTGCTCAGCGCCGTACAACTGGCCGCCAGGCTCGATATTCCTGT
- a CDS encoding helix-turn-helix domain-containing protein, with amino-acid sequence MSAKYDSKRTKTDVLIEEGTFNPTPEKVRDPKFRGSEFFDPHDAVQVKYEMLRRVSIDKLSVTEASDEYGVSRPTYYQAKVNFNMAGIAGLVPTKPGPRGPHKIDDKVVAFLQAHLAPGEPVRARELAKLLRQELDIELHPRSIERVLKKSGR; translated from the coding sequence ATGTCTGCGAAGTACGACAGCAAGCGCACAAAGACGGATGTCCTCATCGAAGAGGGCACGTTCAACCCAACCCCCGAGAAGGTGCGCGATCCAAAGTTTCGGGGCAGCGAGTTCTTCGATCCACACGACGCCGTGCAGGTCAAATACGAGATGCTGCGTCGCGTCTCCATCGACAAACTGTCGGTGACGGAGGCCTCCGACGAGTACGGCGTTTCCAGGCCGACCTACTACCAGGCCAAGGTGAACTTCAATATGGCCGGCATTGCCGGACTGGTGCCGACGAAGCCGGGGCCCCGCGGTCCCCACAAGATCGACGACAAGGTCGTGGCATTTCTGCAGGCGCATCTCGCCCCAGGCGAACCCGTCCGCGCCCGGGAACTTGCCAAGCTGCTCCGCCAGGAACTCGATATCGAGCTTCATCCCAGATCGATCGAGCGGGTTCTAAAAAAAAGCGGCAGGTAG